In the genome of Indicator indicator isolate 239-I01 chromosome 8, UM_Iind_1.1, whole genome shotgun sequence, one region contains:
- the WDR17 gene encoding WD repeat-containing protein 17 isoform X4, which produces MSQIKQVGLLAAGCQPWNKDVCAASGDRFAYCATLAIYIYQLDHRYNEFKLQAIMSEHKKTITAISWCPHNPDMFASASADSLVIIWNVTEQKVVAKLDNTKGIPASLSWCWNAGDAVAFVSHRGPLYIWTISGPDSGVIVHREAHSFLSDISLFRWHPKKKGKVVFGHTDGSLSIFQPGSKNQKHVLRPESLEGTDEEDPVTALEWDPLSTDYLLVANLHNGIRLVDSESLSCITTFNFPSAAASVQCLAWVSSAPGMFITGDSQVGVLRVWNVSRTTPIDNFKLKKTGFHGLHVLSSPPKKKSYSSQYPTKNHHTSSTSEAVPPPTLTQNQAFSLPPGHAVCCFMDGGVGLYDMGAKKWDFLRDLGHVETIFDCKFKPDNPDLLATASFDGTIKVWDINTLTAVYTSPGNEGVIYSLSWAPGDLNCIAGATSRNGGFIWDVRKGKIITRFSEHGKNGIFCIAWSHKDSKRIATCSSDGFCIIRTIDGKVLHKYKHPAAVFGCDWSQNNNTVRIWDYTQDACINILSGHTAPVRGLMWNPEIPYLLISGSWDYTIRAWDTRDGTCLDTVYDHGADVYGLTCHPSRPFTMASCSRDSTVRLWSLAPLINPLQINILVDRCWDEIISNTDRAIESGAPPLLCGKVSKDIKQEVEKLTGNPRGKKLRWFSECFSPPGGSKNLWDLVAVINGQDDSLLPQNYSKGIMHMKHLIRFRMSKAQELTTVKMSKFGGGIGAPSKEERLKEAAEIHLRLGQIQRYCELMVELGEWDKALSVAPGVSMKYWRKLMQRRADQLIQEENDDVIPYCIAVGDVKKLVSFFTSRGQLKDALLIAQAACEGNIQMSSLSTTSGSSNSGENNTDCYNELLHEVSKELAEWYFQNGHAVLAACCHLAVENIELAMANLIRGNELELAISVGTVLGESAAQATHYALELLARKCMTVTTWDLAADLLMMIPDNKLQLVKLCAFYPGCVAEINDLHEKCNLPDVEECMRLAETIQADGDIFETIKYYLLSTEPEKALPIGIQYVKEQLCGSDWTLDSVCPYLDLLSYVRTERLVLHKCSEFRNELLILCGYIGALLAIRRQYNSIVPALYEYTSQLLKRREVSVPLRIEQLSEELDAWRACTQLNKPTDDLPCTPPSESQRTVYSVLVSRIQEEPLKGMVGPDYVAGSNLPSHSDAHISCLTGLRIQGPVFFLEDGKSAVSLNDALMWAKVNPFSPLGTGIRLNPF; this is translated from the exons ATGTCACAGATTAAACAAGTGGGACTTCTAGCTGCTGGATGCCAGCCATGGAACAAGGATGTATGTGCTGCTAGTGGGGACAGATTTGCATACTGTGCTACCCTTGCTATTTATATTTATCAG CTGGATCACCGATACAATGAATTCAAGCTCCAAGCAATTATGTCTGAGCACAAGAAGACAATCACAGCCATATCTTGGTGTCCCCACAATCCTGACATGTTTGCAAGTGCCAGTGCAGATAGTTTGGTGATCATTTGGAATGTCACTGAACAGAAAGTTGTGGCCAAGCTGGACAATACAAAAG GAATTCCTGCATCCCTTAGCTGGTGCTGGAATGCCGGTGATGCAGTTGCATTTGTGTCCCACAGAGGTCCATTGTACATCTGGACTATCTCAGGACCTGACAGTGGGGTAATTGTACATAGAGAAGCACATAGTTTTTTGTCAGATATCAGTCTATTTAGATGGCAtccaaagaaaaaaggaaaagtagtaTTTGGACATACTGATGGAAGCCTCTCAATTTTTCAGCCAG GCTCTAAAAATCAGAAACATGTCTTACGACCTGAGTCTCTTGAAGGAACAGATGAAGAGGATCCAGTTACAGCACTGGAGTGGGACCCTTTGTCAACTGACTACCTTCTCGTTGCTAATTTACATAATGGTATTCGATTAGTTGATTCTGAGTCTCTATCCTGTATCACAACTTTTAATTTTCCCAGTGCGGCAGCATCTGTTCAGTGTTTAGCCTGGGTTTCAAGTGCACCTGGAATGTTTATAACTGGAG ATTCTCAGGTTGGTGTGTTACGTGTTTGGAATGTTTCACGTACAACACCTATAGACAATTTTAAATTGAAGAAAACCGGTTTCCATGGTTTGCATGTGCTAAGTTCTCCTCCAAAGAAAAAGT CGTATTCATCACAGTATCCTACTAAAAATCACCATACATCCTCAACAAGTGAGGCTGTTCCTCCTCCAACTTTAACCCAAAACCAagcattttctcttcctcctggtcATGCTGTCTGTTGCTTCATGGATGGTGGAGTGGGGCTGTATGACATGGGAGCCAAAAAGTGGGATTTCCTTAGAGATTTG GGACATGTTGAGACCATCTTTGATTGCAAATTCAAACCCGATAACCCTGATCTTCTTGCTACAGCTTCATTTGATGGCACAATAAAAGTTTGGGACATAAATACTTTAACAGCGGTTTACACATCTCCTGGTAATGAGGGGGTTATTTATTCCCTTTCTTGGGCTCCAG GAGATCTGAACTGCATAGCAGGTGCAACATCCAGAAATGGTGGTTTCATCTGGGATGTCAGAAAAGGCAAAATTATAACCAGATTCAGTGAG CATGGAAAGAATGGAATCTTCTGCATTGCCTGGAGTCATAAAGATTCCAAAAGAATAGCAACCTGCAGCAGTGATGGATTTTG TATCATTCGAACCATCGATGGCAAGGTCCTTCACAAGTACAAACATCCAGCTGCAGTGTTTGGATGTGACTGGAGTCAAAATAACAA TACTGTTCGGATATGGGATTATACACAGGATGCTTGTATAAATATTCTTAGTGGACATACAGCTCCAGTACGGGGACTGATGTGGAACCCTGAAATTCCCTACCTTCTAATATCTGGCAGTTGGGACTATACAATTCGAGCCTGGGACACAAGAGATGGAACATGTTTGGACACAGTTTATGATCATGGTGCAGATGTATAtg GATTAACATGTCATCCTAGTCGTCCGTTTACTATGGCATCTTGCTCTCGTGACTCTACTGTGAGACTCTGGTCATTGGCACCTCTTATAAACCCTCTACAAATAAATATCTTAGTGGATAGATGTTGGGATGAGATTATCAGTAATACAG ATCGGGCTATAGAATCTGGTGCTCCTCCTTTGCTGTGTGGTAAAGTTTCCAAGGACATTAAACAAGAAGTGGAAAAATTGACAGGAAATCCTCGAGGAAAAAAACTAAGGTGGTTTTCAGAATGTTTTTCA CCTCCAGGAGGCAGCAAAAATTTATGGGATTTGGTTGCTGTAATAAATGGACAAGATGACAGTTTGCTTCCACAAAACTATTCCAAAGGAATTATGCATATGAAACATCTCATTAGATTTAGAATG tcCAAGGCACAAGAACTGACAACAGTAAAAATGTCCAAGTTTGGAGGTGGTATTGGTGCACCGAGCAAAGAAGAGAGGCTCAAAGAAGCTGCAGAAATACACTTAAGATTAGGACAAATTCAGCGATATTGTGAACTAATGGTAGAACTTGGAGAG TGGGACAAAGCTCTCTCAGTAGCACCTGGTGTATCAATGAAATACTGGAGGAAGTTAATGCAAag GAGAGCTGATCAGTTaattcaggaagaaaatgaTGATGTCATCCCATACTGTATAGCTgttggagatgttaaaaaattaGTTTCTTTCTTTACTTCAAGAGGCCAGCTTAAAGATGCTCTTCTTATTGCACAG GCAGCTTGTGAGGGAAATATACAGATGTCATCACTCTCCACAACAAGTGGATCTTCAAATTCTGGTGAAAACAATACAGATTGTTATAACGA GCTCCTGCATGAAGTCAGTAAAGAACTAGCAGAATGGTATTTCCAGAATGGCCATGCAGTGCTTGCAGCATGTTGCCATCTGGCTGTTGAAAATATAGAg CTTGCGATGGCAAACCTGATTCGTGGAAATGAACTGGAGTTGGCAATCAGTGTGGGTACTGTCTTAGGAGAAAGTGCAGCACAAGCAACACATTATGCCCTAGAATTGCTAGCAAGAAAATGTATGACAGTAACAACATG GGATTTAGCAGCTGATCTTCTTATGATGATTCCTGATAATAAACTGCAGTTAGTAAAACTATGTGCATTTTATCCTGGATGTGTAGCAGAAATAAATGACCTGCATGAAAAG TGTAATCTTCCTGATGTAGAAGAGTGCATGCGGTTGGCAGAGACAATTCAGGCAGATGGGGATATATTTGAAACTATAAAATACTATTTGTTAAGCACAGAACCTGAAAAGGCTCTCCCGATTGGCATTCAGTATGTGAAAG AACAACTTTGTGGCTCAGATTGGACTTTAGATTCAGTGTGTCCATACCTTGATCTTCTAAGTTACGTTCGCACCGAACGACTGGTGTTGCATAAATGTAGTGA ATTTCGGAATGAGTTGTTGATTTTGTGTGGTTACATTGGAGCTTTACTTGCTATCAGAAGACAGTACAACAGCATTGTACCTGCACTTTATGAGTATACAAG TCAGCTGTTAAAAAGACGGGAAGTATCTGTACCTTTGAGAATCGAACAGCTTTCTGAGGAGCTAGATGCATGGAGAGCTTGTACTCAATTAAACAA GCCCACCGATGACTTGCCATGCACTCCGCCTTCTGAGTCACAAAGAACAGTGTATTCCGTACTTGTATCCCGAATACAAGAGGAGCCTCTGAAAGGAATGGTTGGGCCAGATTATGTCGCTGGCTCAAATCTTCCTAGTCATTCAGATGCTCACATCTCTTGTTTGACAGGGCTAAGGATACAG GGTCCAGTGTTCTTCCTTGAAGATGGAAAATCTGCTGTTTCACTGAATGATGCTTTGATGTGGGCCAAAGTGAATCCTTTTTCACCACTAGGAACAGGAATACGACTTAACCCATTTTGA
- the WDR17 gene encoding WD repeat-containing protein 17 isoform X3, with the protein MSQIKQVGLLAAGCQPWNKDVCAASGDRFAYCATLAIYIYQLDHRYNEFKLQAIMSEHKKTITAISWCPHNPDMFASASADSLVIIWNVTEQKVVAKLDNTKGIPASLSWCWNAGDAVAFVSHRGPLYIWTISGPDSGVIVHREAHSFLSDISLFRWHPKKKGKVVFGHTDGSLSIFQPGSKNQKHVLRPESLEGTDEEDPVTALEWDPLSTDYLLVANLHNGIRLVDSESLSCITTFNFPSAAASVQCLAWVSSAPGMFITGDSQVGVLRVWNVSRTTPIDNFKLKKTGFHGLHVLSSPPKKKSYSSQYPTKNHHTSSTSEAVPPPTLTQNQAFSLPPGHAVCCFMDGGVGLYDMGAKKWDFLRDLGHVETIFDCKFKPDNPDLLATASFDGTIKVWDINTLTAVYTSPGNEGVIYSLSWAPGDLNCIAGATSRNGGFIWDVRKGKIITRFSEHGKNGIFCIAWSHKDSKRIATCSSDGFCIIRTIDGKVLHKYKHPAAVFGCDWSQNNNTVRIWDYTQDACINILSGHTAPVRGLMWNPEIPYLLISGSWDYTIRAWDTRDGTCLDTVYDHGADVYGLTCHPSRPFTMASCSRDSTVRLWSLAPLINPLQINILVDRCWDEIISNTDRAIESGAPPLLCGKVSKDIKQEVEKLTGNPRGKKLRWFSECFSPPGGSKNLWDLVAVINGQDDSLLPQNYSKGIMHMKHLIRFRMSKAQELTTVKMSKFGGGIGAPSKEERLKEAAEIHLRLGQIQRYCELMVELGEWDKALSVAPGVSMKYWRKLMQRRADQLIQEENDDVIPYCIAVGDVKKLVSFFTSRGQLKDALLIAQAACEGNIQMSSLSTTSGSSNSGENNTDCYNELLHEVSKELAEWYFQNGHAVLAACCHLAVENIELAMANLIRGNELELAISVGTVLGESAAQATHYALELLARKCMTVTTCLPSLGYRDLAADLLMMIPDNKLQLVKLCAFYPGCVAEINDLHEKCNLPDVEECMRLAETIQADGDIFETIKYYLLSTEPEKALPIGIQYVKEQLCGSDWTLDSVCPYLDLLSYVRTERLVLHKCSEFRNELLILCGYIGALLAIRRQYNSIVPALYEYTSQLLKRREVSVPLRIEQLSEELDAWRACTQLNKPTDDLPCTPPSESQRTVYSVLVSRIQEEPLKGMVGPDYVAGSNLPSHSDAHISCLTGLRIQGPVFFLEDGKSAVSLNDALMWAKVNPFSPLGTGIRLNPF; encoded by the exons ATGTCACAGATTAAACAAGTGGGACTTCTAGCTGCTGGATGCCAGCCATGGAACAAGGATGTATGTGCTGCTAGTGGGGACAGATTTGCATACTGTGCTACCCTTGCTATTTATATTTATCAG CTGGATCACCGATACAATGAATTCAAGCTCCAAGCAATTATGTCTGAGCACAAGAAGACAATCACAGCCATATCTTGGTGTCCCCACAATCCTGACATGTTTGCAAGTGCCAGTGCAGATAGTTTGGTGATCATTTGGAATGTCACTGAACAGAAAGTTGTGGCCAAGCTGGACAATACAAAAG GAATTCCTGCATCCCTTAGCTGGTGCTGGAATGCCGGTGATGCAGTTGCATTTGTGTCCCACAGAGGTCCATTGTACATCTGGACTATCTCAGGACCTGACAGTGGGGTAATTGTACATAGAGAAGCACATAGTTTTTTGTCAGATATCAGTCTATTTAGATGGCAtccaaagaaaaaaggaaaagtagtaTTTGGACATACTGATGGAAGCCTCTCAATTTTTCAGCCAG GCTCTAAAAATCAGAAACATGTCTTACGACCTGAGTCTCTTGAAGGAACAGATGAAGAGGATCCAGTTACAGCACTGGAGTGGGACCCTTTGTCAACTGACTACCTTCTCGTTGCTAATTTACATAATGGTATTCGATTAGTTGATTCTGAGTCTCTATCCTGTATCACAACTTTTAATTTTCCCAGTGCGGCAGCATCTGTTCAGTGTTTAGCCTGGGTTTCAAGTGCACCTGGAATGTTTATAACTGGAG ATTCTCAGGTTGGTGTGTTACGTGTTTGGAATGTTTCACGTACAACACCTATAGACAATTTTAAATTGAAGAAAACCGGTTTCCATGGTTTGCATGTGCTAAGTTCTCCTCCAAAGAAAAAGT CGTATTCATCACAGTATCCTACTAAAAATCACCATACATCCTCAACAAGTGAGGCTGTTCCTCCTCCAACTTTAACCCAAAACCAagcattttctcttcctcctggtcATGCTGTCTGTTGCTTCATGGATGGTGGAGTGGGGCTGTATGACATGGGAGCCAAAAAGTGGGATTTCCTTAGAGATTTG GGACATGTTGAGACCATCTTTGATTGCAAATTCAAACCCGATAACCCTGATCTTCTTGCTACAGCTTCATTTGATGGCACAATAAAAGTTTGGGACATAAATACTTTAACAGCGGTTTACACATCTCCTGGTAATGAGGGGGTTATTTATTCCCTTTCTTGGGCTCCAG GAGATCTGAACTGCATAGCAGGTGCAACATCCAGAAATGGTGGTTTCATCTGGGATGTCAGAAAAGGCAAAATTATAACCAGATTCAGTGAG CATGGAAAGAATGGAATCTTCTGCATTGCCTGGAGTCATAAAGATTCCAAAAGAATAGCAACCTGCAGCAGTGATGGATTTTG TATCATTCGAACCATCGATGGCAAGGTCCTTCACAAGTACAAACATCCAGCTGCAGTGTTTGGATGTGACTGGAGTCAAAATAACAA TACTGTTCGGATATGGGATTATACACAGGATGCTTGTATAAATATTCTTAGTGGACATACAGCTCCAGTACGGGGACTGATGTGGAACCCTGAAATTCCCTACCTTCTAATATCTGGCAGTTGGGACTATACAATTCGAGCCTGGGACACAAGAGATGGAACATGTTTGGACACAGTTTATGATCATGGTGCAGATGTATAtg GATTAACATGTCATCCTAGTCGTCCGTTTACTATGGCATCTTGCTCTCGTGACTCTACTGTGAGACTCTGGTCATTGGCACCTCTTATAAACCCTCTACAAATAAATATCTTAGTGGATAGATGTTGGGATGAGATTATCAGTAATACAG ATCGGGCTATAGAATCTGGTGCTCCTCCTTTGCTGTGTGGTAAAGTTTCCAAGGACATTAAACAAGAAGTGGAAAAATTGACAGGAAATCCTCGAGGAAAAAAACTAAGGTGGTTTTCAGAATGTTTTTCA CCTCCAGGAGGCAGCAAAAATTTATGGGATTTGGTTGCTGTAATAAATGGACAAGATGACAGTTTGCTTCCACAAAACTATTCCAAAGGAATTATGCATATGAAACATCTCATTAGATTTAGAATG tcCAAGGCACAAGAACTGACAACAGTAAAAATGTCCAAGTTTGGAGGTGGTATTGGTGCACCGAGCAAAGAAGAGAGGCTCAAAGAAGCTGCAGAAATACACTTAAGATTAGGACAAATTCAGCGATATTGTGAACTAATGGTAGAACTTGGAGAG TGGGACAAAGCTCTCTCAGTAGCACCTGGTGTATCAATGAAATACTGGAGGAAGTTAATGCAAag GAGAGCTGATCAGTTaattcaggaagaaaatgaTGATGTCATCCCATACTGTATAGCTgttggagatgttaaaaaattaGTTTCTTTCTTTACTTCAAGAGGCCAGCTTAAAGATGCTCTTCTTATTGCACAG GCAGCTTGTGAGGGAAATATACAGATGTCATCACTCTCCACAACAAGTGGATCTTCAAATTCTGGTGAAAACAATACAGATTGTTATAACGA GCTCCTGCATGAAGTCAGTAAAGAACTAGCAGAATGGTATTTCCAGAATGGCCATGCAGTGCTTGCAGCATGTTGCCATCTGGCTGTTGAAAATATAGAg CTTGCGATGGCAAACCTGATTCGTGGAAATGAACTGGAGTTGGCAATCAGTGTGGGTACTGTCTTAGGAGAAAGTGCAGCACAAGCAACACATTATGCCCTAGAATTGCTAGCAAGAAAATGTATGACAGTAACAACATG CCTTCCATCACTTGGATACAG GGATTTAGCAGCTGATCTTCTTATGATGATTCCTGATAATAAACTGCAGTTAGTAAAACTATGTGCATTTTATCCTGGATGTGTAGCAGAAATAAATGACCTGCATGAAAAG TGTAATCTTCCTGATGTAGAAGAGTGCATGCGGTTGGCAGAGACAATTCAGGCAGATGGGGATATATTTGAAACTATAAAATACTATTTGTTAAGCACAGAACCTGAAAAGGCTCTCCCGATTGGCATTCAGTATGTGAAAG AACAACTTTGTGGCTCAGATTGGACTTTAGATTCAGTGTGTCCATACCTTGATCTTCTAAGTTACGTTCGCACCGAACGACTGGTGTTGCATAAATGTAGTGA ATTTCGGAATGAGTTGTTGATTTTGTGTGGTTACATTGGAGCTTTACTTGCTATCAGAAGACAGTACAACAGCATTGTACCTGCACTTTATGAGTATACAAG TCAGCTGTTAAAAAGACGGGAAGTATCTGTACCTTTGAGAATCGAACAGCTTTCTGAGGAGCTAGATGCATGGAGAGCTTGTACTCAATTAAACAA GCCCACCGATGACTTGCCATGCACTCCGCCTTCTGAGTCACAAAGAACAGTGTATTCCGTACTTGTATCCCGAATACAAGAGGAGCCTCTGAAAGGAATGGTTGGGCCAGATTATGTCGCTGGCTCAAATCTTCCTAGTCATTCAGATGCTCACATCTCTTGTTTGACAGGGCTAAGGATACAG GGTCCAGTGTTCTTCCTTGAAGATGGAAAATCTGCTGTTTCACTGAATGATGCTTTGATGTGGGCCAAAGTGAATCCTTTTTCACCACTAGGAACAGGAATACGACTTAACCCATTTTGA